ttcttttaatattatttttcaaatagtAGTATCCAGAGGCATGTTAACAGATACTTTAAATCTGGATTACCGAATTTCAGAGCTGTAATAGATAAACTGTAACCTGCGGATAACACAACAGTATCCACAGTTAACTATGCAAGtatctttttattaaaaaaaaaaaaaaactatgcaaTTATCTGACTTAACATAGAACTTACCTAATGTTCAGTCGTTTTTTATGCGTTAAATGGACAGATTTTGGAGAAAACTGATTACACATTGATTTCGGGGAATCCTTACATTAAAAAAACAGGTACAGTACAAAGTCTGTCTTCATTCTAActgttaaaataaaatgagacAGTACTAGATGTAACTTGGTGCACATGTTTCTTATAGGTTGGAGAAAGATTTCTTGTTACTTCAATATTTCTTATGAAATTAGAGACAAGAATATTGAGTTCGACGGGGATCGCAACGTTCAGCGTGCTGAGTTTGTGATTCGTGCACACATGCAgtatgttttttgtttattaatttttcaccCATTGATCTCTATTCTCACAACTATAATCTGCAGTTGATATCGATTTTTATTTGCTACACCAGGGGTGGCAGGTTTTCAGATGGATGGGGCTCTTGTGATCGACGCGAAAAGAGATTTCAGAAACCAAATCATGATGTACCAAGCACAGCAGAGACTAGAGCGAAAAATAAAGCTTGTCAAGTATGTCATATTATCATGCTCTGcatttttgagtttattttcAACCATTTGGAGTATGTTCTCGTTCTTAAATCTGTGAGAGTTCTCTAGAAATGGTTATCACagataaattgaataattgcATTTAGAAACCTGTATACCCCAACCCAAAATGGTCATTTTTAACTGTCCTATTGAgttcaaaagagaaaaaaaaaagtacagtcataaacaaatatggtttaagaaaaataaataaaatactgtTACGAATTATTTTGTAAAGAAAGACCATTAGTTAATTGTAATGTGTTCATACTTTTACAGGACTTACTAGGAATTGGGGAATATCGACCAGGTGCAACAAGTCAATTTCAGTGATCTTATGATTATGAACGACTTTTTGTCACGATTTAACAtgccatattatttgttgagggTATAGTGAACTGAAAATAAGTTAGATAAGAaatgaatttttcttattttttcatgaatgcatgatgaataattataaataatagtgATACTGTCATTTAGTAAGTATAACACTCTAAATTtaacttaaataaattattaagacGAGGTAAATTTAAGGGGAAAACCATAATGGATTGCAAAGATATAGTTAAAGACTTGAAGAAATGGTTTACATCCAAAATTGAGCTTTGATGAATGTTTtacaaaataattgaaagtTCCAAAGATACAACATGAGAAACCGTAACTGTAAACCGAAATTGTGATCCAGTTTTGATTATCTCATTGAACCAACTGGTGATCTCATGATCACATTGAACAACTCACAAGTTTCTCTTGGATTCCTCAGTTCTCCAATGAACTAataccttaaaaaaatataaacatggAGGTGAAATATATTATCTTAGTGAGTTGCCAACAATGGATAAAACTTGAACCCACCCTTCGAAGTAAACTTCTTTCTTCTAATCATACATTAATACTAGTCCTATTCAAGTGTGGATAGCTTTAAGTTGTACTGTTGGGTCTGTGCATGTTGAAGCTCGCCATTGCTGTTCCGGATGCAGCAAGCTATTGTTGTGATCGATGCCTTGATCTATAAAGAAACCTGCGACTACATTACATTTGATCCATCCTTCTTGCAGCTTCACCCATCTTGTGTTGTTATGGACTCGTGGAGCCTGCTGGTTGCGTGCTTGCACCAGAGTTATGTCCAACCACTGCTGCCATATCAGAAGTGTGTTATGTCCAACCTGAACCGGTAACAACTTTGAATTTTTCCACACTTCCTCGTTTCTGTTCTGCATAGGTTCCAGATCAGTGTGGCTACTCGGCCTGCAACATTTCGGTCGTCCTGGATGCATATATGAAACACCAAATCTGCTGCATTATTGAAATTATTCAGCCTATGCAATATAACATTATTCAGACCAGCTGCCCAGCTACTAGCAACCTTTGGACATGTAAAAAATGCATGATAATCATCTTCACTACCCTCATTGCACAAGGGGCAACTCGGTATACACTCCACATGTCGTAATAACAATCGAACTCGCGTCGGAATGCAACCGCGACAAACTCTCCACAACATATGACATATCTTGGGAGGAGCATTCCGAGTTCTTTTGCTCAACCCCTACCTCCTGCCTCTATTTATCATTCATGAGCATACAATACCCTTCTCTAACTGAGTACTTCCCCTATTTATTACCATCCCATATCAATTTGTCCTCCCTGACTGTTTAGAAAAGGGGCATTGACATAATAGTTTTTACATCATCAATTGAAAataaagtttgaattttatgCAAATCCCATCTCTTTTCCCTTTCCACCATTAGTTGGTTGACATATAAGTCATACACCTCCTCACCTCTCACCTTGAGGCAAACTTAAGTACTCAACCACCTCCCTCCTTAATTCCCCTCAAATCCATGGTTCCCCCATCATCCTCACCCTACTACCATCCCCACTCACTCAACGACAGCCCCTCTTCAACACACTCCTAGAACTCCACAAACTTCTCCATGAATAGCTAAGATTATATCGAAGAtgtgcataaaaaaaaagaagttaggGAAATACCTTAAACCAAACATAAACCTTATGATTATGTTTGAGAGTTACAATGGGAGGAAAGAACTTTAGAGGAAGGATTTGAAGGGAAAGAGATGACTTTAGAGACAAAAAGTGGATATAGGTTGAATTTTGCTAACGTTTTTCAGtctaaaaattaaacaattaaacCAAACATTTATTCATATAATATTTCTTCACCATCTTACCTAGTTcagtttggattgatttttaaTTCCAAAGATAATCATATAATTAAGAAGATAAGTTTAATATAGACTCAAAAtagattttaaaagatatgCTTTTAAGGTGAGgtattttctcataaaatacATGTTAAGTTCAAGAGGCGTGTTATCTAAACACATTCTAGTCAATAAAAATACAACATCTTATCATAATATAAAAGGAAAAGGTTATGCACACAAATCGATAAACATagtatatgattaaaaaaataaaaatcagtatATTTGTGCAACTTATGTTCAAAAATTGTGTTTATATAACATTTATGTAAGTTCAATGATAATCATATCTCATGAGAGCTTATTAAAATATGACATAGTAATTTATAAAATTGTGATAAacattcttttattaatttacaCTAATATAACAATTTATATCAGCAAAAAAGTCCATTTAAActtaaaataagtcaatccaaacacaTTCTTTATACCCGTTTTTAAACATATACAAAATAACTTATTTacgcaaataaataatttcttgCTGAAAGGTCTTGGTAGTATTCCTGAAGTCTACTCTTAGTATCATACCTCATTCACTAAGAcatgtaaaaaaacaaaataaaatacaatttattttgCCTAATATTTTGTTTGACTGCGAAGTAAATAATCGAACTTGGTTCTGCCGGACAATTCGTCCAAGCAAAGTTAATTatcgatgttttctctttaggcccccatgTTTCTTTTTCCCCCtctagattttatttttttgccctTTAacaaaaacttcgatttctacGAACCggattttagaaaaaaatcggttcctgttaaccgaatttttcctgaatttaaactagaaaaaacttcgatttttaTGAACCAAAATTTGTATCAAAGACAAAATTGTAATATTTGAGGGTATGAGATCCTaacatcttaattttttttgacgcaagaaaacatcttaattatCCACTTGTCTTGTAATCTTCATTTCACCTTAAAAAAACAGTGTTCAAAATTGGGTTCCACATTGCTTTATTGCGTAGGTAACCAAACACTTTCTTTGctagaaaaataaaaacgaaGGAAAAAAAAGTGAGTGTTTCAGAGTTTCTCACTCACTCTCAGGTACAATTCaacattttgttatttttctgaATATTATTATTGGTTATTCTAGGGTTCAAAATCAGTTATGATTTCGTTTCAATTTAATCTCCAATACACAATTcgatttgattatttttatcaaatttaacGGTGCagaatttgaatttgagatGAATGTATGAACTTTAAGGGTTCATTGTTAGAAAGGTTTTGCTATGGCAACAGCAACAtacccaccaccaccaccttaTTATAGACTTTACAAAGATTACTTGGAAAATGATGACTCTGCTCCAAAGCCTCCACTGCCAATTGAAGGAACTTACATTTGTTTTGGTGGAAATTACACTGTGAGGATTTTTTAATTAACCTTATGATTTTGATATTACTATTGTGATTTTAAATTGgattaggctctgtttggataaacaacttatttgcagcttatataGTTATATGTTAGGAGCTGTTTTTGTAAGCTATgttggagaacttatgaaaacaaagCTGAGACAAACTTATGAAAATCGttgtaagttgttttcataatttctcctagacagtctcacaaaacttatgtttGTAGATAAggtcaaataagtcaatctaaatAGGGCCTTAAACAATTTGCATTGTCAatgtaaatcaattttaaacCTGTATCCGATGAAAGCCATGATTTTGCCACATTATCATACTTTTGTAAGTGTATTTTGATATTGAATATTGATGGCATGATATGGAAAAACGGAGATCTCTCATTGTATGGTAGTGTGAAACTGATTTACACGGATAATTTATGCCCATTAAGCTCTCTTAAATTTACGATTACATTTGAATGAGCGCTTTGTTGGAGTTTGTGGAGAATAAAATTTTGCCTCTTATTAaggttaatttagtttttatatgtttttactGGCATTTAGATTATGTAAAGAACAATGaaacatttttatgattttcgAAATCTGTTTTAAAAGAAGAGGGCAACCGGTGCTATAAAATGATTTGCTATGGCGGGTTTAGGGAAGGGTCAGATCAATTGTAAGTGTGTTTCTGGTTGGCTTGAACCTATAACATCCTAGTCACACAACACAACTctaattgtttttgaaaaatgtcTCCTTTCAAAAGATGTTTTAGTAAGGTCATCTAAACACGAGTTCTAGTTAGTTGGTTGGTAACTTGGTATGCTTTTTTAAGGGTTATGATTGGGTGCCATATTGGAAAGGCCGAAAGGGAAGGAAGGATAGTCTCTCCCAAGCAAGAGTTTATGGAGGGGAAAGGTGAGAAAGACTTATGactaatatttatttgtttgagaGTAGTGTAAAAAGTCAGAATTGATTTAGGAAATTTTTCGAAGTCCTCCAAAGCTCTCTAAAGTTCTTCCACAATTCAAGTTTTAGTTCCCCAAATTGAGCGGTTTTAGTCCaacagaaaaaaattaaatcctgTGCAAGGTGGAAGGAAACCCCCTTCCTCCTCTTTCTCCCGCTCCCTTCCACCTTCAAATCCCCAACAAACCTTAAACGGATGAATTGGTGAGGGTTAGAATTTGGGCTGTTGCAACAGGGTTTCATGTAGGTTTGCTATGTAGTTTTCCAAATGTATACTTATCTGTTTGTGTTTAAATTCCAGGATCTCATTCAGGTTATAGCATGTAAGTGtaattaacatttttctttttcattatttttacaATAGACCAGTGATGTTCTACCAAGCTTGGAAGAACAAGGGGTGCGCCAGCTATATTCTAAGGGGCCGAATGTTGGTAGGCTATCTTTTGCTTTATTAAACTTTTAATGCTCAATTTGGATTGATAATGTTATGAAGTGACCATGTGAGTCGATAAAAATAGTTTGGTTTTCTATTATGTATTTCAATATTTTCCATACTTTGCTGTTGTATGTTGTGTTGGGGTGACCTTTGGGATGATTCTGGAACTTACTTTCTGTCCACATGAATGCTACTTTTAGGTAACCTCTCCTTTTAGGTAACCTCTCCGTAGATTTATCTTTCACATAGTTGAATAACATAATGATTAACTTGTATTTCACtatgttgtcaaaaaaaaaacttgtatttCACTATGAGAGGTTCAAACTTATATACAGGAGAGATTcataaaataaggaaaataaatatCCTAATAAATAGGGAACTAAAtttatcataaattttttattttttattttttttttgaactgcaaaagaatttattaaaataCACTATTAAGCACAAGAAGTGCAAAACAGGTAAAAGAAGTACAAACAAATGGCCAACCATTCACAGTGAAGTCAACACACCAAATAACGAAACACCAAAGAACAAGGGAAAAACAAACAGCTACTGCAGGAAACACTAAATctatcataataaataataatcaacACACATTTTCAGCTTTAGTGATCTTAGGATATAATAAATGTTGTAACCTTCAAGATGATTGTATAGTCTAGACTTATCACAAAAGTCAATACATGGTGTCAAGTCctcttttctctttcttctaGCTTTTAGCTTGTTTATCAACTTTCATTTACATCAGTTATTAGAATTTAACTGTAGGAAAAGATGATCATTATGTCACTAGCTTAGAATAGATGCGGTACAAATTACAACTTTTAACACACCTTTGGTTCCAAATTCTGGTGATTAGCCCCTTCTTTAATAGGCTTGTAtatgatcagttcagctactgcTAGTGATTCTGTTTATTATTATAACTTAAGTGGATTGAATTCTTGTGTAAATAATCATTGCTTTGTAAATATACTTAGAACTTACACCCATGTCATAATGTGAGTGATTGGAAAGATATAGCGTTCATACTGTATTTTCTTTATCATTAAAAGTTCCTCTCTcataatttgattttatatagATTTCAAGAAGGAACTGAGATCACTTAATAGCGAACTCCAACTACACATTTTGGAGCTTGCTGATATTCTTATTGAGCGGCCATCCCAGTATGCAAGAAGAATCGAAGAAATTTCGACTGTATTCAAAAACCTACATCATCTTTTAAATTCATTGCATCCTCATCAGGTATACATATACAATTATATATACTTGCCTTTCGTTTGCatgcttctttctttttttctttttaatggaACTTTCATTATTATATCATGTATTTAGGCGAGGTCAACACTGATTCACATTATGGAACTTCAGATAAAGCGCCGCAAACAAGCCCTGGAGGACATAAAGAGGTATGTAATACATTTCATAATATTTTCCTTAATACCATAGGAACTCTTGGGAATCTTTTGTTCTGGTGCCAACATATTGAAATGTCCTCGCTGTATTATTTGAGAGCAGTTAACAATTTTGTTGGTCTCACAATTTTATCATACTTACCATCATTAAAATGTAAAGAGATTAATTAATGCTATGATCTGCTTAAGTCGTAACCCTTGATTTAACTCATGTCATGTAATGTAGTGCTTCCACTTTTAGAGCCATTTTTGATAAATTTCTCACAAAGGAAGCTTTTATGGAAAAAGAGCTATTAAAAGAATCTTGTGATGCCtgagtttttcaaaaaaaaactttgtatgCATCTCAATTTTCTTAGAAGCTCTCTATTAACTTCTTCGCATGCATCTATAAGGTTGTAAGGGCTTTTCTGTAAGTAAAGAACCACATACTTATTTTAACTGAGAAATTTCTATTAACTAGAAACTAATCCAAACTAGGCGGTAGTTGGTTATTTACCACCAATTTAACTCATTTTCATACCTAAAAACATTAAATCGTCCATGTTAACATGTGATTTTAACAACCATGCTTACAAATAGCATTCATTTGTGAGAGAATCCTCCCAACTTTACAACCATAATTCATAGCATCTGATTTTTTATAACTCCTagttttagtattttaaaaatagaagaCAATTCTCAGTGTATCTTAGTTAATACTGAGTCTGGTAGGTGAAAAAATGACAAAGGGTTGTCTATttcttctataatttttttatttttttatttttttattttttattaatgatacaCAAATAATCCTTTGTTGAGTGTTTTACCTTTGATTTTCCATCATCTGTGTGACTTCTGTATCATATAGGTGAAAAAATGACTAATGTTTTGTAACTTGATTTGTCTAATTGATATATGCAACCTTTCTCTCCCTTATTTTTCTAGTTTTGCCTTGGAAAAAATAGGTAGATATTGCTTCTCTTATACTTTATGTACATAATCGATATGATGTTTTGTTACATTCATGTCATTAGTCTTTCCTAACATACCTTTTCATTTCAGGAGGAGAGAAGTAGCTCAAAGAATTCTTAACGAGTCCTTAGCAACACTCGATGGTCATTAGGGCATTCTTATACTTAATCCGCTATGCAAAATAATcttatgtgaaatttttttacCCTTAGTTTTGTTCCAATGGTCAAAAGATTGAAATACTTGACTTATGCGGTTTCCCTAAAAAATGTCATGTCATATGACTCTTCTTAATGAAGGCGTTAGATTTAGAAGCATGTTTATCGTAGTGTATGGAGTCTGATTGTTCTTTGATTTATGAGGTAATATATCACATGTTTGTTTACATAGCTAATTTTCCTTCCTCACTGCCTTACACACCCCACAAATTCGGTAAATTGGTGGTCGTGGTccaaaaaaaatgcatatttaGTTTGAATCTGAACTGTCTGATCTTGATAAAACGGTCATCAATGTCCCAATTGCGTGAATGTGTGAAATCTTGACTAAAGTTTCAATCACCTATCGGATTGTAACATCCAAAGCAATGGTTATTGAGACAGAATCTACAAGAGTACATTAACCAATGGTTATTTCACCATGTATCCAAAAGAAGCAAGGTTTCTATTACTTGATGAGAAAACCATGGTTCCTAATCACACTATATAGGCTCAATTTACTTCAAATTTTTGTATACCAGATTATTGAGTTGGTTTGAAAGGCCCCCTAACTTCGTATGCAGGTGGTGTTGGTGTAGTCCTAATTAATTAGCCCCAAAAATAGATAATGTTAAAGCGCGTGACCTATACCCAGTTGTTGGGGCAAGGATCAAGCCCTAATGACTAGGTGGGCGTGATGGTTGCTGCAAAATCCGGGGAGTGAGTATAGGCGGAATAAATCGTCggtatttttattttgcataaaAAGAAATGTTGGTGCAAAATGAAACAAACACCGACGACTTCTCTACTCCGCTTAGACTCACCCTCGGATTTTGCCTTTTGCTCCAACATTTCGATTGGCCAGAAAATTCGAACACTCTTTTCTATTGcttaatgtatttatttttattttaatatctGCAATAGTTCATGTATTCTTACCTTTTTTTTGTCAacaactagttagattaactcTCTTATTTATCGTAAGTTTGATCTAATAGTgaggatttgggtagtatgatAAAACTTCTAAGTACGATCTTCAgcttcattgtaaacaaaaacaaaacaaaaaaactctcTTATTTATTCCCAAATTATACTCTTATTTCCTAAATCAAAATCAACGAATTCTATTTCCTCACTAATTCTATTAACGGTTGCCATGAAAATGATGGCATCACCATATAAAAGTAGAATAAATCTTCTATAGGATACTTTTATAAACAAACAACACATAGATTAAACAATATATAAGATTAGGTTTAGGTAGCTTTGCACAAACCCGCAAGCTTATTAAccacaaaatataaattatcaaaTCACACTTTCAGGTACTCTTCTTATCTTTGTCTATCCAACTActtcatacaatttttttaccTAAATAACTTGTGCCCCGTGAGGTACAAGTTAATGTAATTCTAATACCACCATACACGAGGTCTTAAATTCAAACTTGATTGATTGTCTTCATCGTACACATCATATctattttattgtgtttttgGATTTAGATCTTATAATAATTGTATTCGTAAAGAATCCAAACACACTTCATTATGCAATCATTTGGATTCGACCACCATGATACCACCATTCAATCCACAATTATAACCCTACAAACAAACCAAATGAAGCACTGTTACATTTTCAAGTTCAGTCAAATCAATAGACGGGTGGGGTGGGTGTAATAGGGAATGTATCCTCTCCGGTGAATTTTTTaatggagtgtccagggttgaTCATGGTCATCCAATTATATGGACCCATTGAATTAATAGTGAATTAGTGGTTAAGATTCCACTGCACATTATATCAATGAAGAGAATCATCTCCCGGGCGAAGTAGGGGTGATATGcattatttaaaaatgagaaacaattcaaaatagtaaattttagAACCTCAATGTCATTGAATTTTAAGAAGAAACGTGACTTGGGCACTGCCAACAATGTGTGAAGAACTAAAGCAATTTCAGCACTTAGTTTTTTGTTCAACTCTGGATTGAGAATACCAATAGCCACAAATTCACCATAAGCAGCTGCTTCCTCAGTTCCACCAAAAGATATGGCTATTGGTCCTTCTAATGAAACTGTCACATACTACACctcaacataaacaataaaataataaaaaggaaaGTGATGATAGACTTCACGTGTCTAGAacaaacaaaaaggaaaatttgactttatttgGACACCGGTATGACCaatccgacacgtgtcgtacgAGCGTCATACGAGTGTCgaacaccgacacgtgtcggataccGCGATATGTCTAATTATAgaggtgtccgtgcttcatagctcaTAGCAATCAGATCATTAAATTCATATTATCCCAAAATATTTGTCTTTAATCTaattaatatatagtataacattttttgtgaaaaatagatTCAATCAAGTTTTTCAACATATTTGtatataataaagttttaacCCAAATTTCCCACATATCTTGATCATAAAACTAAAATTTTCAACACTACAAATATGTATATCTATGGAAAATCTTAAACTAATCAATGATTTAGGAATACATACATGA
This genomic interval from Trifolium pratense cultivar HEN17-A07 linkage group LG6, ARS_RC_1.1, whole genome shotgun sequence contains the following:
- the LOC123888029 gene encoding mediator of RNA polymerase II transcription subunit 7b-like; its protein translation is MATATYPPPPPYYRLYKDYLENDDSAPKPPLPIEGTYICFGGNYTTSDVLPSLEEQGVRQLYSKGPNVDFKKELRSLNSELQLHILELADILIERPSQYARRIEEISTVFKNLHHLLNSLHPHQARSTLIHIMELQIKRRKQALEDIKRRREVAQRILNESLATLDGH
- the LOC123888030 gene encoding macrophage migration inhibitory factor homolog, whose protein sequence is MPLLTLSTNVSFDDVDVSSILSQLNSTIANILGYPQSYVTVSLEGPIAISFGGTEEAAAYGEFVAIGILNPELNKKLSAEIALVLHTLLAVPKSRFFLKFNDIEGYNCGLNGGIMVVESK